One Hordeum vulgare subsp. vulgare chromosome 4H, MorexV3_pseudomolecules_assembly, whole genome shotgun sequence DNA window includes the following coding sequences:
- the LOC123447030 gene encoding glucan endo-1,3-beta-glucosidase 7, whose product MEAESRKLLLLCLCCFVFLATSGAQPHIGVNYGEVADNLPPPDATAKLLKSTAITKVRLYGVDAGLIRALAGTGVSLVLGVANGDIPAIAADPNAASGWLAANVLPFVPASSISVVAVGNEVLESGDAALAAALLPAMQNLRAAAVAAGGAAAGIGFSTVNTMAVLAQSDPPSAGAFRADAAAQLQQILGFLSRTGAPFMVNPYPYFAYQSDPRPDTLAFCLFQPNAGRVDAGSRIRYANMFDAQVDAVKSALGRAGYGAVDIVVAETGWPTKGDPAEAGATVDNARAYVSNLVAHLGSGAGTPLMPGRPVDTYLFALYDEDLKPGPASERAFGLYHTDLTMAYDAGLTSSGSGAATTPTTPTTPSKGSGSGWCVASAGATEAQLQTDMDYACSQVGVDCGAIQPGGACFEPNTVRAHAAYAMNQLYQAAGSHPWNCDFRQSATLTSTNPSYGSCVFTGGQ is encoded by the exons ATGGAGGCCGAGTCGAGAAAGCTCCTCCTGCTCTGCCTCTGCTgcttcgtcttcctcgccacaTCGG GCGCGCAGCCGCACATCGGCGTCAACTACGGCGAGGTGGCGGACAACCTGCCGCCGCCGGACGCGACGGCGAAGCTGCTCAAGTCCACCGCCATCACCAAGGTCCGCCTCTACGGCGTCGACGCGGGTCTCATCCGCGCGCTGGCCGGCACGGGCGTCTCCCTCGTGCTCGGCGTGGCCAACGGCGACATCCCCGCCATCGCCGCCGACCCCAACGCCGCCTCCGGCTGGCTGGCCGCCAACGTGCTGCCGTTCGTCCCGGCCTCGTCCATCTCCGTCGTCGCCGTCGGCAACGAGGTGCTCGAGTCCGGCGACGCCGCGCTCGCCGCCGCGCTGCTCCCGGCCATGCAGAACCTCCGCGCCGCAGCCGTCGCGGCCGGCGGCGCCGCCGCCGGGATCGGCTTCTCCACCGTCAACACCATGGCCGTGCTCGCGCAGTCCGACCCGCCGTCCGCCGGCGCGTTCCGCGCCGACGCGGCCgcgcagctgcagcagatcctggGCTTCCTCAGCCGCACCGGCGCGCCCTTCATGGTCAACCCCTACCCCTACTTCGCGTACCAGTCCGACCCGAGGCCCGACACGCTCGCCTTCTGCCTCTTCCAGCCCAACGCCGGCCGCGTCGACGCCGGCTCCAGGATCAGGTACGCCAACATGTTCGACGCGCAGGTCGACGCCGTCAAGTCGGCGCTGGGCCGCGCCGGGTACGGCGCCGTGGACATCGTGGTGGCCGAGACCGGGTGGCCGACCAAGGGCGACCCCGCGGAGGCCGGCGCCACCGTGGACAACGCCAGGGCCTACGTTTCCAACCTCGTCGCGCACCTCGGGTCCGGCGCCGGCACGCCGCTCATGCCGGGGAGGCCCGTGGACACGTACCTCTTCGCGCTCTACGACGAGGACCTCAAGCCCGGCCCGGCGTCCGAGCGGGCCTTCGGGCTCTACCACACCGACCTCACCATGGCGTACGACGCCGGCCTCACCTCGTCCGGCTCCGGCGCGGCCACCAcgccgacgacgccgacgacgccGAGCAAGGGGTCGGGGTCCGGGTGGTGCGTGGCGAGCGCGGGGGCGACGGAGGCGCAGCTGCAGACGGACATGGACTACGCGTGCTCGCAGGTGGGCGTGGACTGCGGCGCCATCCAGCCCGGGGGCGCGTGCTTCGAGCCCAACACGGTGCGCGCCCACGCCGCCTACGCCATGAACCAGCTCTACCAGGCCGCCGGCAGCCACCCATGGAACTGCGACTTCCGGCAGTCCGCCACCCTCACCTCCACCAACCCCA GCTACGGCTCGTGTGTCTTCACCGGAGGccaatga